A genomic segment from Sulfuritalea hydrogenivorans sk43H encodes:
- a CDS encoding DUF342 domain-containing protein, translating to MGTEQQRGAGLSFRLDTEVRALIATVVPDPAAQPVDEAWLIARLAELGFGGLHYLPTAGMLLLAKYNTGGTVTVKLAEQVDAGMHIAISPDGLAAHLDIVPAQGGAGVTREAVLAALTEQGIEQGILDEAIAAAIAAGSAQRVVVAIGRAPVHGSDGRFESLLPEVRSRVPRVDESGHTDYRDMGEILVVHPGDKLMLRHPATTGRDGVTLRGEPIPPKPGKDMMYSANLAGTTFAPENPDLLLAAISGQPVVVKGGMIVEPLYKVDEVGTASGNIDFDGSVVVHGEVGAGMTVRATGDIEVGGVVESATLEAGGSIVIKGGAIGSLGRKSGAEHRIKCGGCFTAAFAQQAAIEAGDSIFIDDVAMQCELTAHNHIRVGNQKRGHIIGGKAQATLSITAKVIGSPNRVATRLEIGVNPSMHKQLLEMAKDRDGKENQLLEISKLLDFAHKNPGKVRPEMIEKARTTAGALGEAIAAMREEQDVLTKKIELSLQSRVIAEQAIYEGAEVLMGNQRHRVVGEQGACAIGLTEHGLARMPLEDKA from the coding sequence ATGGGCACCGAGCAGCAGCGTGGCGCGGGACTGAGCTTCAGGCTTGACACTGAAGTCAGGGCGTTGATTGCGACTGTGGTGCCCGATCCGGCGGCGCAACCGGTCGATGAAGCCTGGCTGATCGCCCGGCTCGCCGAACTGGGATTCGGCGGGCTGCATTATCTGCCGACGGCGGGAATGCTGCTTCTCGCCAAGTACAACACCGGAGGCACGGTGACGGTGAAGCTGGCGGAGCAAGTCGATGCCGGCATGCACATCGCCATTTCGCCCGATGGTCTGGCGGCCCATCTCGACATCGTGCCGGCACAGGGCGGTGCCGGCGTCACTCGCGAGGCCGTGCTGGCGGCGTTGACGGAGCAGGGGATCGAACAGGGCATTCTCGACGAAGCCATCGCCGCCGCAATCGCCGCCGGTTCCGCCCAGCGCGTCGTGGTCGCCATCGGGCGGGCCCCGGTGCACGGCAGCGACGGACGATTCGAGTCATTGCTGCCGGAGGTGCGCAGCCGGGTGCCCAGGGTGGACGAGTCGGGACATACCGATTACCGCGACATGGGCGAAATCCTGGTGGTCCACCCGGGCGACAAGCTGATGCTGCGCCACCCGGCGACGACAGGCCGCGATGGCGTGACGCTGCGCGGGGAGCCGATTCCGCCGAAACCCGGCAAGGACATGATGTATTCCGCCAACCTGGCGGGCACCACCTTTGCGCCGGAGAACCCGGATTTGCTGCTGGCGGCGATTTCCGGGCAGCCGGTGGTGGTCAAAGGCGGCATGATCGTCGAGCCGCTGTACAAGGTCGATGAGGTCGGCACCGCCAGCGGCAACATCGATTTCGACGGCAGCGTGGTGGTTCACGGCGAGGTCGGCGCCGGCATGACGGTGCGCGCCACGGGCGACATCGAAGTTGGCGGCGTGGTCGAGTCGGCAACACTGGAGGCCGGTGGCAGCATCGTCATCAAGGGCGGCGCCATCGGCAGCCTCGGCCGCAAGAGTGGTGCCGAGCATCGCATCAAATGCGGCGGCTGCTTTACCGCCGCCTTCGCCCAGCAAGCCGCTATTGAAGCCGGTGACAGCATTTTTATCGACGACGTGGCGATGCAATGCGAACTCACCGCCCACAACCACATTCGTGTCGGCAACCAGAAGCGAGGCCACATCATCGGCGGCAAGGCGCAGGCGACATTGTCGATCACGGCCAAGGTGATCGGGTCTCCCAACCGGGTTGCCACGCGCCTCGAGATCGGCGTCAATCCTTCCATGCACAAGCAGTTGCTCGAAATGGCCAAGGATCGCGACGGCAAGGAAAATCAATTGCTCGAGATCAGCAAGCTGCTCGATTTCGCGCACAAGAATCCCGGCAAGGTGCGCCCCGAGATGATCGAAAAGGCGCGCACGACGGCTGGCGCGCTGGGCGAAGCGATCGCTGCGATGCGCGAGGAACAGGACGTGCTGACGAAGAAGATAGAACTCTCCCTGCAGTCGCGCGTGATCGCCGAGCAGGCCATCTACGAGGGCGCCGAAGTGCTGATGGGCAACCAGCGCCACCGCGTGGTGGGCGAGCAGGGGGCTTGCGCGATCGGGCTGACCGAGCACGGATTGGCCCGGATGCCGCTGGAGGACAAGGCCTAG
- a CDS encoding hemerythrin domain-containing protein, producing the protein MSQVAMPEFRYDFGNSGIDADHSALAMILEALEQVCDESAGADCRCDVCPEKKTRSCHGLLKDLCGRMQALLLEHFQREHELMNSLPRSQTTKAHCERHRRAHVSFSTRYNLAAAKLNDCQPAIGARELESLVLDWIRGHALEFDAELSALLNRPVGDRQRRA; encoded by the coding sequence ATGAGCCAGGTGGCGATGCCCGAATTCAGATATGACTTCGGCAATTCCGGGATCGACGCCGATCACAGCGCGCTTGCCATGATTCTGGAAGCGCTGGAGCAGGTCTGCGATGAGTCCGCGGGCGCGGACTGCCGATGCGATGTCTGCCCCGAGAAGAAAACCCGGTCATGCCATGGCCTGCTGAAGGATCTTTGCGGCAGGATGCAGGCCCTGCTGCTCGAGCATTTCCAGCGCGAGCATGAGCTGATGAACTCCCTGCCCCGCAGCCAGACGACGAAAGCCCATTGCGAGCGGCATCGTCGCGCGCATGTCAGTTTTTCCACGCGCTACAACCTTGCCGCGGCGAAACTCAATGATTGCCAGCCTGCGATCGGCGCAAGGGAGCTCGAATCACTGGTGCTCGACTGGATTCGCGGCCATGCGCTGGAATTTGATGCCGAACTTTCCGCGCTCCTGAATCGCCCTGTCGGCGACAGGCAGCGCCGCGCCTGA